The Heterodontus francisci isolate sHetFra1 chromosome 14, sHetFra1.hap1, whole genome shotgun sequence nucleotide sequence tattgtagtcctgttggaatggagtattgtagtcctgttggaatggagtattgtagtcctgttggaatggagtattgtggtcctgttggaatggagtattgtagtcctgttggaatggagtattgtagtcctgttggaatggagtatgatattccatttggaatggagtattgtagtcctgtagaaatggagtattgtattcctgttggaatggagtattgtagtcctgtagaaatggagtattgtagtcctgttggaatggagtattgtagtcctgttggaatgcagttttgtagtcctgttggaatggaatattgtattcctgttggaatggagtattgtagtcctgtagaaatggagtattgtagtccttttggaatggagtattgtagtcctgtagaaatggagtattgtagtccttttggaatggattattgtggtccatttggaatggagtattgtagtccatttggaatggattattgtggtccatttggaatggagtattgtagtcctgttggaatggagtattgtagtcctgttggaatggagtattgtagtccatttggaatggagtattgtagtcctgttggaatggagtattgtagtcctgttggaatggagtcttgtagtcctgttggaatggagtattgtcgtcctgtagaaatggagtattgtagtcctgttggaatggagtattgtagtccatttggaatggagtattgtggtcctgttggaatggagtattgtagtcctgttgcaatgaagtattgtagtcctgttggaatggagtattgtagtccatttggaatggagtattgtagtcctgtagaaatggagtattgtagtccttttggaatggagtattgtagtcctgttggaatggagtattgtagtccatttggaatggagtattgtagtcctgcagaaatggagtattgtggtcctgttggaatggagtattgtagtcctgtcgaaatggagtattgtagtccttttggaatggagtattgtagtccttttggaatggagtattgtggtcctgttggaatggagtattgtagtcctgttggaatggagtattgtagtcctgtttgaattgagtattgtcgtcctgttggaatggagtattgtagtccatttggaatggagtattgtagtccttttggaatggagtattgcagTCCTGTTTGAATtgagtattgtcgtcctgttggaatggagtattgtagtccatttggaatggagtattgtagtccttttggaatggagtattgtagtccttttggaatggagtattgtggtcctgttggaatggagtattgtagtcctgttggaatggagtattgtagtcctgtagaaatggagtattgtagtccttttggaatggagta carries:
- the LOC137377265 gene encoding dynein heavy chain-like, giving the protein YSISTGLQYSIPTGIQYSIPTGLQNCIPTGLQYSIPTGLQYSISTGLQYSIPTGIQYSISTGLQYSIPNGISYSIPTGLQYSIPTGLQYSIPTGPQYSIPTGLQYSIPTGLQYSIPTGLQYSIPKGLQYSISTGRQYSIPTGLQYSIPTGLQYSIPTGLQYSIPTGLQYSIPTGLQY
- the LOC137377266 gene encoding dynein heavy chain-like, whose amino-acid sequence is YSISTGLQYSIPNGLQYSIPTGLQYSIPTGPQYSIPTGPQYSIPKGLQYSIPKGLQYSISTGLQYSIPKGLQYSISTGLQYSIPTGIQYSIPTGLQNCISTGLQYSIPTGLQYSISTGLQYSIPTGIQYSISTGLQYSIPNGISYSIPTGLQYSIPTGLQYSIPTGLQYSIPTGPQYSIPKGLQYSIPKGLQYSISTGLQYSIPTGLQYSIPTGPQYSIPKGLQYSIPKGLQYSIPNGLQYSIPTGRQYSIQTGLQYSIPKGLQYSIPNGLQYSIPTGRQYSIQTGLQYSIPTGLQYSIPTGPQYSIPKGLQYSIPKGLQYSISTGLQYSIPTGPQYSISAGLQYSIPNGLQYSIPTGLQYSIPKGLQYSISTGLQYSIPNGLQYSIPTGLQYFIATGLQYSIPTGPQYSIPNGLQYSIPTGLQYSISTGRQYSIPTGLQDSIPTGLQYSIPTGLQYSIPNGLQ